In Festucalex cinctus isolate MCC-2025b chromosome 17, RoL_Fcin_1.0, whole genome shotgun sequence, the genomic stretch CCCAGTAAAAGGGATTCTACTGCCGGACCACATTGCCAAAGGCTTTGACGCCGTGTCTGCGTTCTGTCCGCATCCATCGGACATCCTCATCGCTGCTTACCCTAAATcaggttgtatttattttatgcttGTTGTTGTGGTCCTTGAACCATCTTCCATTTTCTGGGTtaatgtgtcatttttttgtagaatGATGTCACTAAAGGCAGCACAGTAGGTATTGGCTAGTCTGTCTCACAGTCTTGGTTTACAGGCTTGAATCTCACCTCTGACCATCCTGTGTGTCTATTAGCATGTTCTCCTTTTGCAGCTTGAGTTTTCTTCAGGTAGTCCAGTTAACTTCCACATCCCAACAACATGCATGTTATGGTCATTGAATACTCTATATTGTCCATAGGCaagattgtgttttttgtttgctcgatatgcgccctgcgattggctagcaactaTTCCAGAGTGTACACTGCCTctggcccaaagtcagctgggacacGCTCCAGCTCCCCTTGACCCAAATAAGGACAAGCTGTATCGTAATGGTTGGACAGATAATTATAGGTGTGAATATTGTGTCTAGATGATATAATGCATCGGAACTCGTTTAAGATCTAATCAAGATGTGTTCTTGTACTTTTGGGTGATAAGGCTCAACATGGACCCACTTGATAGTTGACCTGCTTCTTCATGACGGAGATGCTGAGATCTGCAGACGAGCTCCAACAATCGAGCAAACTGTTTTACTAGAGTCTACCACTCGTACATGGCACCGATCAGGTGTGTAGACCTCAACTGGATGTCATTAGATTGTATAGGTATCTCAAAGAAATGTCCAGTGAGCAGTAGTGGCAAATCCAGATCCAGAAAGCAAACACcttgccagagtttggctttagccacaggtgcttctactttaccagcaggtaaacgagccCAGTTGAGTAGCCAAACTGTTGCAGTTTTTACTGGCTGGACTTGGTTTTGTCACGTCTGTCAGTGAGTGTAGGACACCGTTTGAAAAAACATGGACAATTCTTTAAAGGATGGTCCAAGCAGAACAAATAGTATATGTTAACTTACAAGTGCCTCAGTTTACAAGTTTTTCAAATTCCGAGctgccttttaactcattcactgccagtcattatagaaaattttgtacatttccaatactcacgtgatattacattcaataattatatataaaccgaatctaccaaataacagaatagactccctactttttgtcccgtcccgttcttttataattgacagcagaaaaatgtaggtttgccaaaatacagccatttctcccatggactctgaaactgtgtttatttcctataaaatggggcaatgatgtcatctaccggtggttgggcatcagtaaagttgtttccaagtttgatatttacagtggagcatgctcagattcgcccccatttagcaccgctctaaaaaatacaattgacaagtatacttgtcaaaggcagtgaatgagtttaatatTCCAATGCGCAGCACGTCATGGACCAACCAATTCATTTCTACAAGTATGTGCCATGAGCACGTCAGGACAGAACACCATGTGTCGGGCAAGAAAGGTGCGCGGCGCAACGTGAGGCGCCCTTGAATTGAAAACATTTCAATTCAAGACTGGCATTGTGGTAATGAATGGCAAATTTTACACCGAGCGGAAAACCCCTCTCAGTTACTTCCTGGTAAGTCACACAAACTACATCAGCCAACATTTTTCTTCTGTCTTTTCTTcataaaaacataatttgaGGGTTGGACTggtatttctttatttaattgAGGAAAACCAATTTAATATATGCTGAATTCGGTTACGAGTTTGGTAACAGAACAAATtcaacttgtaagtcaaggtaccactgatATATAGCGCAAGATTTGCTTTGCCATAAATCATCAGGTCTCGATCAACTGAAGGAAATGGATCCTCCAAGAGTCATTAAGACCCATCTGCCGCTTCATATGGTTCCAGACGGATTTTgggaaaacaaatgcaaagtaaGTTGATAAGGCCAAGCACCTGCCGGGACGACAACTCAGAACTACCATCCATTAATGTCATGACGTGTGTTTCATAGACGATCTACGTTGCACGCAATGCTAAAGATACCGTGGTGAGCTTCTACTACTTTTGCCAGATGACTACTTTCAGTCCTGAGACTGGACCTTGGGAGagcttcatccagaagttcatgcATGGAGAGTGTAAGTAGACATGAGGACTATATGACCAGGACAGCAACTTCATGAATCTTGTCTCTGCAGTGGCGTGGGGCAACTGGCACGATCATGTGAAAGGTTACTGGGAAGAGCGAGAAAAGAGGGACATCCTTTTTCTCTTCTATGAAGACATGAAAGAGGTAGTGACTTATAACCTCTCGCAAGTCCTTTTGGATCAGTACTTGTCAGTTCATAAGTAGAATTGTGCattgtcatatagtatttctccATGACTAACTTTTGGGCTCGGGTAGGGCATTAAGGCAAGGAAGAGACAAAATTGTCACTGTCATCTTGCAGTCTGGTCCTCACAAAGCCTCTCGTTTGAGGTGATGCCAGATGGGCTCTTCCTGCCTTGTGACCTTAGCGTGAACCTGTGCACTCGAACCGGACTGGTCAAGGGTTTCTTGGGCTGTAAATGAGCTTGCGATGCAGCCCTTGCAGTGGTCCCGTGGGTTTATGTTCCGGGGTTGTGGACTGGGATGTCAAAACTCTGTTTTACTACCAAGTTCAAGGAACTGAGTCAGTATTTGTGTCCGCACAACTGCCTTTTGGGGCTCTCTGGGTACTGGGTGGCAGGGGATTTCATCGGGGTCATACAACCTGTACATAATATTTCTTAAGTGCATTAttgactctctttttttttttcttatttcgtTCCCCTGTCCAGAATCCTCATCGTGAAATGAAACGAATCGTGAAGCACCTGGACTTGACCCtctctgatgatgtcatcagccgCATTGTGGAGCTGACGACCTTCAACAACATGAAGGACAATCCAATGGTCAACCAGAGCTTTGCTCCAAAAGGGATTTACAATCAGTCCATCTCGAAATTCATGAGAAAAGGTgatgtttttaataaatatgaatctattttatttagagtGTCTCAACTATCCGATTCCGAAAAGGCGtaatttaggatttaggctcCTTGTCAGCATAACGTTTCTTCCATTTGTTTTGTCCATAACAGGAGAAGTTGGTGATTGGAAAAATCATTTTACACCTGAGCAGGCAGCAGAGTTTGACGAGGACTACGAGAAGAAAATGAAGCAAGTCAACATACCATTCAGAACACAGCTCTAAAAAGCTTTACAGCATTTC encodes the following:
- the LOC144004968 gene encoding sulfotransferase 1C1-like → MSDDQTVMPRALLVPVKGILLPDHIAKGFDAVSAFCPHPSDILIAAYPKSGSTWTHLIVDLLLHDGDAEICRRAPTIEQTVLLESTTRTWHRSGLDQLKEMDPPRVIKTHLPLHMVPDGFWENKCKTIYVARNAKDTVVSFYYFCQMTTFSPETGPWESFIQKFMHGELAWGNWHDHVKGYWEEREKRDILFLFYEDMKENPHREMKRIVKHLDLTLSDDVISRIVELTTFNNMKDNPMVNQSFAPKGIYNQSISKFMRKGEVGDWKNHFTPEQAAEFDEDYEKKMKQVNIPFRTQL